The Magnolia sinica isolate HGM2019 chromosome 9, MsV1, whole genome shotgun sequence genome contains a region encoding:
- the LOC131255623 gene encoding S-adenosylmethionine decarboxylase proenzyme-like, whose protein sequence is MEDKGGEGSSSSKSLLYEAPLGYGIEDVRPHGGIKKFRSAAYSNCARKPSMELPVSAIGFEGYEKRLEISFFEPPIFADPGGNGLRALCRDQINKILKPAECTIVASLSNHHVDSYILSESSLFIYSYKLIIKTCGTTKLLLSIPPILELAGSLSLTVKAVMYTRGNFTFPGAQPFPHRSFSEEVAVLDSYFGKLGSGSQAYVMGSLVESQKWHIYSASAVRTNCRPLYTLEMCMTGLDPKRASVFYKTHTGSAAKMTDISGIRKILPGSAISEFEFDPCGYSMNGIEGDAISTIHVTPEDGFSYASFEAAGYDMEALDLNQLVERVLACFHPKEISVAVHVDVDDVRIDGLDLMGYTCDGRSYQWLGEGGSVTYQSFKVGSGCGSSPMSILKCWEEKDGYDEEGSVEEI, encoded by the exons ATGGAGGACAAAGGTGGTGAAGGGTCCAGCAGTAGTAAATCTTTATTGTACGAAGCTCCTCTTGGCTATGGCATTGAAGACGTTCGTCCTCACGGTGGAATCAAGAAGTTCAGATCGGCTGCTTACTCTAAC TGCGCCCGCAAGCCAT CGATGGAATTGCCCGTCTCTGCAATCGGATTTGAAGGCTATGAGAAGAGGCTTGAGATATCTTTCTTTGAGCCACCCATCTTTGCTGACCCGGGTGGAAATGGCCTCCGAGCTCTATGCCGAGACCAGATCAACAAGATCCTAAAACCTGCAGAATGCACAATAGTTGCGTCTCTGTCCAATCACCACGTTGACTCATACATTCTCTCCGAGTCTAGCCTCTTCATCTACTCTTACAAGTTAATCATCAAAACCTGTGGCACCACAAAGCTGCTTCTCTCAATCCCGCCCATCCTCGAGCTGGCCGGCAGTCTCTCCCTCACTGTCAAAGCTGTGATGTACACACGCGGGAATTTCACGTTCCCTGGAGCACAGCCATTCCCTCACCGCAGCTTCTCAGAAGAAGTTGCTGTCCTCGACAGCTACTTTGGCAAACTCGGTTCTGGTAGCCAGGCATATGTCATGGGCAGTCTCGTTGAGTCCCAGAAATGGCACATCTACTCTGCATCTGCAGTGCGGACGAACTGCCGCCCACTTTACACTCTCGAGATGTGCATGACTGGGCTGGATCCAAAGCGGGCTTCTGTGTTCTACAAGACCCATACAGGTTCAGCAGCCAAGATGACTGATATCTCAGGCATAAGGAAGATTCTCCCAGGCTCAGCGATATCCGAATTCGAGTTTGATCCCTGTGGATACTCCATGAATGGCATTGAAGGTGACGCAATCTCGACAATCCACGTCACTCCGGAGGATGGTTTCAGCTATGCGAGCTTTGAGGCTGCAGGTTATGATATGGAAGCACTGGACCTGAACCAGCTGGTCGAGAGGGTGCTGGCCTGTTTCCACCCAAAGGAGATTTCTGTTGCCGTTCATGTGGATGTTGATGATGTCAGAATCGATGGTCTGGATCTGATGGGGTACACCTGTGATGGGAGGAGCTATCAGTGGCTTGGAGAAGGTGGATCAGTGACATACCAGAGCTTTAAAGTTGGCAGCGGGTGTGGATCATCGCCTATGTCTATACTCAAGTGCTGGGAAGAGAAAGATGGATACGACGAAGAGGGATCAGTTGAGGAGATTTGA